The Halobacterium litoreum genome includes a region encoding these proteins:
- a CDS encoding universal stress protein, with translation MYDDILLPTDGSDAADAAVANAVDLADHYGATLHVLYVADTTEYSTVTFEDSVVDPLEAEGETVVDAVVERAAERGVDAVGVVMQGGVYRTILNYVEDNAIDVVVMGTHGRRGLDRALLGSVTERVVRTADVPVLTVRQREDEDEDEDEE, from the coding sequence GTGTACGACGACATCCTCCTACCGACGGACGGGAGCGACGCCGCGGACGCGGCGGTGGCGAACGCGGTGGACCTCGCGGACCACTACGGAGCGACGCTCCACGTCCTGTACGTCGCGGACACCACGGAGTACAGCACGGTGACCTTCGAGGACAGCGTCGTGGATCCGCTCGAAGCCGAGGGCGAGACGGTCGTCGACGCGGTCGTCGAGCGCGCGGCCGAGCGCGGCGTCGACGCGGTCGGCGTGGTGATGCAGGGCGGCGTCTACCGGACGATTCTGAACTACGTCGAGGACAACGCCATCGACGTCGTCGTGATGGGGACACACGGCCGGCGCGGACTGGACCGGGCGCTCCTCGGGAGTGTCACCGAGCGCGTGGTGCGGACCGCGGACGTGCCGGTGTTGACAGTCCGGCAGCGCGAGGACGAGGACGAGGACGAGGACGAGGAGTAG
- a CDS encoding NADPH-dependent FMN reductase, whose protein sequence is MTDTTVVGVCGSLRDASVSRIALRTALDAAASRGADTDLVDLRELDLPVYDPDADEPGDAADLTERVRRADAVILASPMYHGSYSSPMKTAIDYCGFDEFEDKTVGLLAVSGGSFPITALEHLRSVMRALDAWVLPYQAAVPNASSRVEDGEFADGDLEDRVATLGERVVQYANIEPDPRSFESEQNAGGD, encoded by the coding sequence ATGACCGACACGACCGTCGTCGGCGTCTGCGGCAGTCTCCGCGACGCCAGCGTCTCTCGAATCGCGCTCCGCACCGCACTCGACGCGGCCGCGTCCCGCGGCGCGGACACAGACCTCGTGGACCTCCGCGAACTGGACCTCCCGGTGTACGACCCCGACGCCGACGAACCCGGCGACGCCGCCGACCTCACCGAGCGCGTGCGCCGCGCCGACGCCGTGATTCTCGCGTCACCGATGTACCACGGCAGTTACTCGTCGCCGATGAAGACCGCCATCGACTACTGCGGGTTCGACGAGTTCGAGGACAAGACCGTCGGCCTGCTCGCCGTCTCCGGCGGCAGTTTCCCCATCACCGCGCTCGAACACCTCCGGTCGGTCATGCGAGCGCTCGACGCGTGGGTGCTCCCGTATCAGGCCGCCGTCCCGAACGCCTCCTCCCGCGTCGAAGACGGCGAGTTCGCCGACGGTGACCTCGAAGACCGCGTCGCCACGCTCGGCGAGCGCGTCGTCCAGTACGCCAACATCGAACCCGACCCGCGCTCCTTCGAGAGCGAACAGAACGCGGGCGGGGACTAG
- a CDS encoding thymidine kinase — protein MHAITNSGWVEVITGSMFSGKTEELLRRLRRAEIAGQDVAAFTPAVDDRYGEATLGSHAGRSWEADVVDTTAEGVSKIPSKLNGEEVVAVDEANFFPDELVEVCQNLAADGRRVVVSGTDQTYRGEPFDPVPQLMAVSEYVEKFQAICTQCGEPATRNQRLIEGDPAHYDDPTIMVGAEESYEARCRNCHVVKRD, from the coding sequence ATGCACGCCATCACGAACTCCGGGTGGGTGGAGGTCATCACGGGGTCGATGTTCTCCGGGAAGACGGAGGAACTCCTGCGGCGACTGCGGCGCGCGGAAATCGCGGGCCAGGACGTCGCGGCGTTCACGCCCGCGGTCGACGATCGGTACGGCGAGGCGACGCTCGGGTCGCACGCGGGTCGCTCGTGGGAGGCCGACGTCGTTGACACCACCGCCGAAGGCGTCTCGAAGATTCCGAGTAAACTCAACGGCGAGGAGGTCGTCGCCGTCGACGAGGCGAACTTCTTCCCGGACGAACTCGTCGAGGTCTGTCAGAACCTCGCGGCGGACGGCCGGCGCGTCGTCGTCTCCGGCACCGACCAGACGTACCGCGGCGAACCCTTCGACCCGGTGCCCCAGTTGATGGCCGTCTCCGAGTACGTCGAGAAGTTCCAGGCCATCTGCACGCAGTGCGGCGAGCCGGCGACCCGGAACCAGCGACTCATCGAGGGCGACCCCGCGCACTACGACGACCCGACCATCATGGTCGGCGCGGAGGAGTCCTACGAGGCGCGGTGCCGGAACTGCCACGTCGTGAAGCGGGACTGA
- a CDS encoding YIP1 family protein, with amino-acid sequence MTTWVEPEGGRERGVVGLAKSFTQVLVNPRTFFDEAVSPGDQAPGLVFGMAVVLVAVSTRLALNPGDALAFPTSDWLSGLLTVALVALLATPAAIHALSALETLALAVVAPERAGVSETVQVIAYAAAPCVFAGLGVPAVTLACGAWAFALLVLGTSVVHEISLPRAFLAAVVPGVLGFGVGFGAYPAAQNLAAEYGLAL; translated from the coding sequence ATGACGACGTGGGTCGAACCCGAGGGCGGCCGCGAGCGCGGCGTCGTCGGGCTCGCGAAGTCGTTCACGCAGGTGCTCGTGAACCCCCGGACGTTCTTCGACGAGGCGGTGTCGCCGGGCGACCAGGCGCCCGGTCTCGTGTTCGGGATGGCCGTCGTCCTCGTCGCCGTGAGCACCCGGCTCGCGCTGAATCCGGGCGACGCGCTCGCGTTCCCGACCAGCGATTGGCTGTCTGGCCTCCTCACGGTCGCGCTCGTCGCGTTGCTCGCGACGCCCGCCGCCATCCACGCGCTGTCCGCCCTGGAGACGCTCGCGCTCGCCGTCGTCGCGCCCGAACGAGCCGGCGTCAGCGAGACCGTTCAAGTCATCGCGTACGCCGCCGCGCCCTGCGTCTTCGCGGGGCTCGGCGTCCCCGCGGTCACACTCGCCTGCGGCGCGTGGGCGTTCGCGCTCCTCGTCCTCGGGACGAGCGTCGTCCACGAGATTTCGCTCCCGCGGGCGTTCCTCGCCGCGGTCGTCCCCGGCGTCCTCGGGTTCGGCGTCGGCTTCGGCGCCTACCCCGCCGCCCAGAACCTCGCCGCCGAGTACGGGCTCGCACTTTAG
- a CDS encoding ferredoxin reductase domain-containing protein: protein MVELKDGSIKNVGPANKHAEAKLFDVTDAEAREFGDKRVKLAFADDDGNEVEVALFPEDVRSVMRDVEAMEDDSPVFE, encoded by the coding sequence ATGGTCGAACTGAAAGACGGCTCGATAAAGAACGTCGGCCCGGCGAACAAACACGCCGAGGCGAAACTGTTCGACGTGACCGACGCGGAAGCCCGCGAGTTCGGTGACAAGCGAGTGAAACTCGCGTTCGCCGACGACGACGGCAACGAGGTCGAGGTCGCGCTGTTCCCCGAGGACGTCCGGAGCGTGATGCGGGACGTGGAGGCCATGGAGGACGACAGCCCGGTCTTCGAGTAG
- a CDS encoding OB-fold nucleic acid binding domain-containing protein, whose protein sequence is MGTCIVCGSSVDGHICDTHEEDVAFEFRGNSPNQLTAGRFYRGTVDGFAEFGVFVDIGDSVTGLLHRSEVPGRVESLDWESGDDVYVQVTDVHDNGNVDLGWSIRETERDFRGHLVDDPSADSNAELVEETDDSESEADAESDAETETADGGTPVAESESESHDEAVETEADDENESDDSGFEFSEGDGDDDVPTPAVDDETGSESESETEVTESEPDTDSESDSEATDADDDSDAPERVSVADLGEHVDEDVTIEGEIASARQTSGPTVFELADETGVVDVAAFVEAGVRAYPETDAGDVVRIAGEVERRRGELQVETEDLTELDGEDADAVRARMDDALDERASPEVTDLLADDDAVAAIHDDLVDAATAIRRAVIDARPVIVRHTTTVEGYVAGTAIERALLPLIRDEHAREDAEYHYVDRRPLDDAFYTIDDATGDVTNMLEAAERHDEKHPLFVLVGAGSTSESTDALDLLDIYDADTVAVDGGYADDAAGMDVLVSPTAAGEDPVNTGALGTQLAALVNDDVREDLFHLPAVAYWEALPDAYADLADQTDYDRGHLGDLRDAIALEAFYQSYEDKRELISDLLWGEADDSLVTHVSDQFSERLDTELATAEPHLSVRGMDGVAFEILDVDKYTHEYDFPPVDLLLDALHRRDDRADVLVGVSGDELRVRSDDAVDVRAVGERVADELPNAGVTPRGARDGRIEFLSGEQDAVVDAVVDAITDQLA, encoded by the coding sequence ATGGGTACCTGTATTGTCTGTGGCTCCTCCGTCGACGGTCACATCTGTGACACCCACGAGGAGGACGTCGCGTTCGAATTCCGAGGTAACTCTCCGAACCAACTCACTGCCGGGCGCTTCTACCGCGGCACCGTCGACGGCTTCGCCGAGTTCGGCGTGTTCGTCGACATCGGCGACTCCGTCACCGGCCTCCTCCACCGCAGCGAAGTGCCGGGCCGCGTCGAATCCCTCGACTGGGAGAGCGGCGACGACGTGTACGTCCAGGTGACGGACGTCCACGACAACGGCAACGTCGACCTCGGCTGGTCGATTCGGGAGACCGAGCGGGACTTCCGCGGCCACCTCGTCGACGACCCGAGCGCCGACTCGAACGCCGAACTCGTCGAGGAAACCGACGATAGCGAGTCCGAGGCCGATGCCGAATCCGACGCCGAGACCGAGACCGCCGACGGCGGTACGCCGGTCGCGGAGAGCGAGTCCGAATCGCACGACGAGGCTGTCGAGACCGAGGCCGACGACGAGAACGAGTCCGACGACTCCGGCTTCGAGTTCTCCGAGGGCGACGGCGACGACGACGTGCCGACGCCCGCCGTCGACGACGAGACGGGCTCCGAGAGCGAATCCGAGACCGAGGTGACGGAGTCCGAGCCCGACACGGACTCCGAATCCGACTCCGAAGCGACCGACGCCGACGACGATTCGGACGCACCCGAGCGCGTCTCGGTCGCGGACCTCGGCGAACACGTCGACGAGGACGTCACAATCGAGGGCGAAATCGCGAGCGCTCGCCAGACCAGCGGCCCGACGGTGTTCGAACTCGCGGACGAGACCGGCGTCGTGGACGTCGCCGCGTTCGTCGAAGCCGGCGTTCGCGCCTACCCCGAGACCGACGCGGGCGACGTGGTCCGCATCGCCGGCGAAGTCGAACGCCGCCGCGGCGAACTCCAGGTCGAGACCGAGGACCTCACCGAACTCGACGGCGAAGACGCCGACGCCGTCCGAGCCCGGATGGACGACGCGCTCGACGAGCGCGCCAGCCCCGAGGTCACCGACCTGCTCGCCGACGACGACGCCGTCGCCGCCATCCACGACGACCTCGTGGACGCCGCGACCGCCATCCGGCGCGCCGTCATCGACGCCCGCCCGGTCATCGTCCGCCACACCACGACCGTCGAGGGCTACGTCGCCGGCACCGCCATCGAGCGCGCGCTCCTCCCCCTCATCCGGGACGAGCACGCCCGCGAGGACGCCGAGTACCACTACGTCGACCGCCGCCCGCTCGACGACGCGTTCTACACCATCGACGACGCGACGGGCGACGTGACGAACATGCTCGAAGCCGCCGAGCGCCACGACGAGAAACACCCGCTGTTCGTGCTCGTCGGCGCCGGCTCCACGAGCGAGTCCACTGACGCCCTCGACCTGCTCGACATCTACGACGCGGACACCGTCGCAGTCGACGGCGGCTACGCCGACGACGCCGCCGGCATGGACGTGCTCGTCTCCCCGACCGCGGCCGGCGAGGACCCCGTGAACACGGGCGCGCTCGGCACGCAACTCGCCGCGCTCGTCAACGACGACGTGCGCGAGGACCTCTTCCACCTTCCCGCCGTCGCGTACTGGGAGGCCCTCCCGGACGCCTACGCCGACCTCGCGGACCAGACCGACTACGACCGCGGTCACCTCGGTGACCTCCGGGACGCCATCGCGCTCGAAGCGTTCTACCAGTCCTACGAGGACAAACGCGAACTCATCAGCGACCTGCTCTGGGGCGAGGCCGACGACTCGCTGGTCACCCACGTCTCCGACCAGTTCTCCGAGCGCCTCGACACCGAACTCGCGACCGCCGAACCCCACCTCTCGGTGCGCGGGATGGACGGCGTCGCGTTCGAGATTCTCGACGTCGACAAGTACACCCACGAGTACGACTTCCCGCCGGTCGACCTCCTGCTCGACGCGCTCCACCGCCGCGACGACCGCGCGGACGTGCTCGTCGGCGTGAGCGGCGACGAACTCCGCGTCCGCAGCGACGACGCGGTCGACGTGCGGGCGGTCGGCGAGCGCGTCGCCGACGAACTCCCGAACGCCGGCGTGACGCCGCGTGGCGCCCGCGACGGCCGCATCGAGTTCCTCTCCGGCGAGCAGGACGCTGTCGTCGACGCCGTCGTCGACGCCATCACCGACCAGCTCGCCTGA
- a CDS encoding PH domain-containing protein: MREEGVWFTPEELATVRNRVAAIFVAVFGLPAVVVSAVFGAVVGVAVAAVVVAVGGALWWYNRAFERTAALRFTDDAIQYRRGVWFRQQSDVPYRRITNVTTSQGPLERWVGAGGVSVQTAGQSGQTGAELAVTGLPDYEALKEQLMAKVRATDGADAADAPAGQREPGTTADDELLAEVRRIRELLE; encoded by the coding sequence ATGCGAGAGGAAGGCGTCTGGTTCACTCCGGAGGAACTCGCCACCGTCAGGAACCGCGTTGCGGCCATCTTCGTCGCCGTGTTCGGACTCCCGGCAGTCGTGGTCTCTGCGGTCTTCGGCGCCGTCGTCGGCGTCGCCGTGGCCGCCGTCGTGGTCGCCGTCGGCGGCGCGCTCTGGTGGTACAACCGCGCGTTCGAACGCACGGCGGCGCTCCGGTTCACCGACGACGCGATTCAGTACCGGCGCGGCGTCTGGTTCCGCCAGCAGAGCGACGTTCCCTACCGCCGCATCACGAACGTCACGACCAGTCAGGGCCCGCTCGAACGGTGGGTGGGCGCCGGCGGCGTCAGCGTCCAGACGGCGGGCCAGTCGGGGCAGACCGGCGCCGAACTCGCCGTCACCGGGCTCCCCGACTACGAGGCACTCAAGGAGCAACTGATGGCGAAGGTGCGAGCGACCGACGGTGCCGACGCGGCCGACGCTCCCGCCGGCCAACGCGAACCGGGGACGACCGCTGACGACGAACTGCTCGCGGAGGTGCGGCGCATCCGCGAACTCCTCGAATAG
- a CDS encoding tRNA uridine(34) 5-carboxymethylaminomethyl modification radical SAM/GNAT enzyme Elp3 — MSSDADGAFADACEALVDRILEGDVGEDDVESAKLDVCSEYSAPKVPKHSDLLDFAPEGRREELEEVLQRKPVRTASGVTPVAIMTSPHMCPHGKCLYCPGGPASEFSSSQSYTGHEPAAARGVQNDYDPYGQVTLRLHQLREIGHPVDKVELILMGGTMTARSHDYQEWFVKRALEALNDFDPEQEPQPSEEESFAQDYEEYDYEYLEDVIAENEYGNIRNIGTTFETKPDWCDPEQVDRMLDLGGTKVEVGVQTTYERINREMHRGHGVQASVDANRRLRDAAFKVGFHMMPGQPGMTKEMCLEDFRRLFEDEKWKPDYLKIYPTLVVRDTVTYDMWRNEEFQPLQNEEAAELVAEIKDMIPRYTRLQRVQRDIPADHIDAGVWKSNLRQLARQRMDEHGYTCDCIRCREAGMNDEDPENVELDVLTYDASGGTEHFISFEDFEKDLLVGFARLRFPNDPVRRELENAALLRELHVYGSEVGVGEATADGQHQHQGYGRRLMARAEEMAADAGYDKLSVISGIGARQYYKQKLGYHQDGPYVSKRL; from the coding sequence ATGAGCAGCGACGCCGACGGCGCGTTCGCGGACGCCTGCGAGGCGCTCGTCGACCGCATCCTCGAAGGTGACGTCGGCGAGGACGACGTGGAGAGCGCGAAACTGGACGTCTGTTCGGAGTATTCCGCGCCGAAAGTCCCGAAGCACTCGGACCTGCTGGACTTCGCGCCGGAGGGCCGCCGGGAGGAACTGGAGGAAGTCCTCCAGCGCAAGCCCGTGCGCACCGCGTCGGGCGTGACGCCGGTGGCCATCATGACGAGCCCGCACATGTGCCCACACGGCAAGTGTCTCTACTGTCCCGGCGGGCCGGCCTCGGAGTTCTCGTCGAGTCAGTCGTACACGGGCCACGAGCCGGCGGCGGCTCGCGGCGTGCAAAACGACTACGACCCCTACGGGCAGGTGACGCTCCGACTCCACCAACTACGGGAAATCGGGCACCCGGTGGACAAGGTCGAACTCATCCTGATGGGCGGCACGATGACCGCCCGGAGCCACGACTACCAGGAGTGGTTCGTGAAGCGCGCGCTGGAGGCGCTGAACGACTTCGACCCCGAGCAGGAGCCACAGCCCTCCGAGGAGGAGTCGTTCGCGCAGGACTACGAGGAGTACGACTACGAGTACCTCGAAGACGTCATCGCGGAGAACGAGTACGGGAACATCCGGAACATCGGCACGACGTTCGAGACGAAGCCGGACTGGTGTGACCCCGAGCAGGTCGACCGGATGCTCGACCTCGGCGGGACGAAAGTCGAGGTCGGCGTGCAGACGACCTACGAGCGCATCAACCGCGAGATGCACCGCGGGCACGGCGTGCAGGCGTCCGTGGACGCGAACCGGCGGCTGCGGGACGCGGCGTTCAAGGTCGGTTTCCACATGATGCCGGGTCAGCCGGGGATGACCAAGGAGATGTGCTTAGAGGACTTCCGGCGGCTGTTCGAGGACGAGAAGTGGAAGCCGGACTACCTCAAGATTTACCCGACGCTGGTCGTGCGCGATACCGTCACGTACGACATGTGGCGCAACGAGGAGTTCCAGCCGCTCCAGAACGAGGAGGCCGCCGAACTGGTCGCGGAAATCAAGGACATGATTCCGCGGTACACGCGCCTCCAGCGCGTCCAGCGAGATATCCCCGCGGACCACATCGACGCTGGCGTCTGGAAGTCGAATCTGCGCCAACTCGCGCGCCAGCGCATGGACGAGCACGGCTACACGTGTGACTGCATCCGGTGCCGGGAGGCGGGGATGAACGACGAGGACCCGGAGAACGTCGAACTCGACGTGTTGACATACGACGCCTCCGGCGGCACGGAGCACTTCATCTCCTTCGAGGACTTCGAGAAGGACCTGCTGGTCGGGTTCGCGCGCCTGCGCTTCCCGAACGACCCGGTGCGCCGCGAACTGGAGAACGCCGCGCTCCTCCGCGAACTCCACGTCTACGGGAGCGAAGTGGGCGTCGGCGAGGCGACCGCGGACGGCCAGCACCAACACCAGGGATACGGCCGTCGCCTGATGGCACGCGCCGAGGAGATGGCCGCCGACGCGGGCTACGACAAACTCTCGGTCATCTCCGGCATCGGCGCGCGCCAGTACTACAAGCAGAAACTGGGCTACCACCAGGACGGACCGTACGTCTCGAAGCGACTCTGA
- a CDS encoding helix-turn-helix domain-containing protein has translation MRYLTVLAHPGDGVAFHPLAERLAADPALTREAIHHVELLPDNTILLFAEGSGDSDRYEAIMADSDYVEDYLVSGDDRWMAVSQSRATDTARRLLERHRESDAVVETPIRIRDDGALRITYVGSDADLGALAAAARDAPISLEVLETGDYDPDEGSLSRHLTTRQQEVLNAAVALGYYGQPRTASQADLADELGVAPSTVGEHLRKIEARVFGALAD, from the coding sequence ATGCGGTACCTCACCGTCCTCGCGCACCCCGGCGACGGCGTCGCGTTCCACCCGCTCGCGGAACGGCTCGCCGCCGACCCGGCGCTCACCAGGGAAGCCATCCACCACGTCGAGTTGCTCCCCGACAACACCATCCTGCTGTTCGCCGAAGGGAGCGGCGACAGCGACCGCTACGAAGCCATCATGGCGGACTCCGACTACGTCGAGGACTACCTCGTCTCCGGCGACGACCGCTGGATGGCGGTCAGTCAGTCTCGCGCCACCGACACCGCTCGCCGCCTCCTCGAACGCCACCGAGAGAGCGACGCCGTCGTCGAGACGCCGATACGCATCCGCGACGACGGCGCGCTCCGCATCACGTACGTCGGGAGTGACGCCGACCTCGGCGCGCTCGCCGCCGCCGCCCGCGACGCCCCCATCTCGCTGGAAGTGCTCGAAACCGGCGACTACGACCCCGACGAGGGCTCGCTCTCCCGCCACCTCACCACCCGCCAGCAGGAGGTGCTGAACGCCGCCGTCGCGCTCGGCTACTACGGCCAACCCCGGACAGCCAGCCAAGCTGACCTCGCCGACGAACTCGGCGTCGCACCCTCCACAGTCGGCGAACACCTCCGCAAGATAGAGGCCCGAGTGTTCGGCGCGCTCGCCGACTGA
- a CDS encoding FAD-dependent monooxygenase: MSGPSPDVAVVGGGICGLTTALGLERRGVDVRVYEAASAYRPVGAGLLVQANSLLALAELGVAERVKEVGNCLRDGAIRAPDGTDLRTIDLDRVERAEFGHGFVAVHRADLQRVLLDALDTTVELDKECVSVTDAADPTVAFADGTRVSADVVVGADGIDSAVRDAVAPDVETRALDGVVYRGVADVSLSDPHTTRGVEVWGDGTYTGGASLGEDSFYWFATRPGRAAAGTEPAGDALPGLRERYASFPDPIPAVVNALDPEDVFRSGLRDVPSLDRWVRGRVALAGDAAHGMLPFAGQGAAQSIEDAVVLADSLASYYDTEAALEEYECVRKPRADRVRAESHVLGRVGTSQSGVVAGLRNRLFSVVPDRVFRRLRRRRVADTTLTA, from the coding sequence ATGAGCGGGCCGAGCCCGGACGTGGCGGTCGTCGGCGGCGGCATCTGCGGACTGACGACCGCGCTGGGACTCGAACGCCGAGGCGTCGACGTGCGGGTCTACGAGGCCGCGTCGGCGTACCGGCCCGTCGGCGCGGGCCTGCTGGTGCAGGCGAACTCCCTGCTCGCGCTCGCCGAACTCGGCGTCGCCGAGCGCGTGAAGGAAGTCGGAAACTGCTTGCGGGACGGCGCGATTCGCGCGCCCGACGGCACCGACCTGCGAACCATCGACCTCGACAGGGTCGAACGCGCGGAGTTCGGACACGGGTTCGTCGCGGTCCACCGCGCCGACCTCCAGCGGGTTCTGCTCGACGCGCTCGACACCACCGTGGAGTTGGACAAGGAGTGCGTCTCGGTGACGGACGCAGCCGACCCGACGGTAGCGTTCGCGGACGGCACGCGCGTCTCCGCGGACGTGGTGGTCGGCGCGGACGGCATCGACTCGGCCGTGAGGGACGCCGTCGCGCCAGACGTGGAGACGCGAGCGCTCGACGGCGTGGTGTACCGGGGCGTCGCCGACGTGTCGCTGTCCGACCCGCACACTACTCGCGGCGTCGAGGTCTGGGGGGACGGCACGTACACCGGCGGCGCGTCACTCGGCGAGGACTCGTTCTACTGGTTCGCGACGCGCCCCGGACGCGCCGCCGCGGGAACCGAGCCGGCGGGCGACGCGCTCCCCGGGCTGCGCGAGCGGTACGCCTCGTTCCCCGACCCGATTCCGGCGGTGGTGAACGCACTCGACCCCGAGGACGTGTTCCGGTCGGGACTCCGCGACGTGCCGTCGCTCGACCGGTGGGTTCGGGGACGGGTCGCGCTCGCCGGCGACGCCGCCCACGGGATGCTCCCGTTCGCGGGGCAGGGCGCCGCACAGAGCATCGAGGACGCGGTCGTGCTAGCCGACTCGCTCGCGTCGTACTACGACACCGAGGCGGCGCTCGAAGAGTACGAGTGCGTGCGGAAACCGCGCGCCGATCGCGTTCGTGCGGAGTCCCACGTCCTCGGTCGTGTCGGTACGTCGCAGTCGGGCGTGGTCGCCGGCCTGCGGAATCGGCTGTTCTCGGTCGTGCCCGACCGCGTGTTTCGACGACTCCGGCGGCGGCGCGTGGCGGACACGACGCTCACGGCGTGA
- a CDS encoding DUF63 family protein, protein MAFPETDRERAWTAVVLAAVGALVVGSLVLRDTVYGGFVWHYFWGPVYADAQGAHCAVWNGGNVQLLYESATCRAASEPVAYPGYTLVSEVGYAVTLLVSLVGVSFLLDHLEIGESMQFLYSLFPFVLLGGALRVVEDANNAAEVAAGAEPFIGYPLNSLIISPVIYFVMFAITLAAVVVAIYLARRTDVVEDGYRLLAGIGTVLLAATVGFLGYLAVTTDYVEFHPIFTVLTLGLATVVTVLVWLPVRRYLPSIAAGTPLAGALVLWGHAVDGVANVVGLDWAKELGLRADLVPKHPLNAAVVDITQDVLPASVIQLTGDAWPFLVVKVVAVIFVLSLFDEELREEAPRYTTLMLLAVLAVGLGPGSRDMLRATFAI, encoded by the coding sequence ATGGCCTTTCCCGAAACCGACCGCGAGCGCGCGTGGACTGCCGTGGTCCTCGCCGCCGTCGGTGCCCTCGTCGTCGGGTCCCTCGTCCTCCGGGACACCGTCTACGGCGGCTTCGTCTGGCACTACTTCTGGGGCCCCGTGTACGCCGACGCGCAGGGCGCCCACTGCGCCGTCTGGAACGGCGGTAACGTCCAACTGCTGTACGAGTCCGCGACGTGTCGCGCCGCCAGCGAACCGGTCGCGTACCCCGGTTACACGCTCGTCTCCGAGGTCGGGTACGCCGTCACGCTGCTCGTCTCGCTCGTCGGTGTGAGTTTCCTGCTCGACCACCTCGAAATCGGCGAGAGCATGCAGTTCCTCTACTCCCTGTTCCCGTTCGTCCTGCTCGGCGGCGCGCTCCGCGTCGTCGAGGACGCGAACAACGCCGCCGAGGTCGCCGCGGGCGCCGAACCCTTCATCGGCTACCCGCTGAACTCGCTTATCATCAGTCCCGTCATCTACTTCGTGATGTTCGCCATCACGCTCGCCGCGGTGGTGGTCGCCATCTACCTCGCGCGACGCACTGACGTCGTCGAGGACGGCTACCGCCTGCTCGCCGGCATCGGCACCGTCCTCCTCGCGGCCACGGTCGGCTTCCTCGGCTACCTCGCCGTCACCACCGACTACGTCGAGTTCCACCCTATCTTCACCGTGCTCACGCTCGGTCTCGCCACCGTCGTCACCGTCCTCGTCTGGCTTCCCGTCCGGCGCTACCTACCGAGTATCGCCGCCGGCACGCCGCTCGCCGGCGCGCTCGTCCTCTGGGGGCACGCCGTCGACGGCGTCGCGAACGTCGTCGGTCTCGACTGGGCGAAGGAACTCGGCCTGCGCGCCGACCTCGTCCCGAAACACCCGCTCAACGCCGCCGTCGTGGACATCACCCAGGACGTCCTCCCGGCGTCGGTCATCCAACTCACGGGCGACGCGTGGCCGTTCCTCGTCGTGAAAGTCGTCGCCGTCATCTTCGTGCTGTCGCTGTTCGACGAGGAACTCCGCGAGGAAGCGCCCCGGTACACGACGCTGATGCTGCTGGCCGTGCTCGCGGTCGGTCTCGGCCCCGGCAGCCGGGACATGCTCCGCGCGACGTTCGCCATCTGA
- a CDS encoding Lrp/AsnC family transcriptional regulator, producing MDLDDTDREILRALQSNARKPFSEIAREIDMSSATVHDRVNRMEDAGVIRGYHADVDPKAAGFGTSAVVGLRVEQGGEEDAIDQLKAVDGVQEVNLTTGEWDIILRVVAEDTDSLRELMFERIADMDGFARSQTMVVLGTEYESKELPL from the coding sequence ATGGACCTCGACGACACGGACCGCGAGATTCTGCGCGCCCTCCAGTCGAACGCGCGCAAACCCTTCAGCGAAATCGCCCGCGAGATAGACATGTCCAGTGCGACCGTCCACGACCGCGTCAACCGCATGGAGGACGCGGGCGTCATCCGCGGCTACCACGCCGACGTCGACCCGAAGGCCGCGGGCTTCGGCACCTCCGCCGTCGTCGGCCTGCGCGTCGAACAGGGCGGCGAGGAGGACGCTATCGACCAACTCAAGGCGGTCGACGGCGTCCAGGAGGTGAACCTCACGACCGGCGAGTGGGACATCATCCTGCGCGTCGTCGCCGAAGACACTGACAGCCTCCGGGAACTCATGTTCGAACGCATCGCCGATATGGACGGGTTCGCGCGCTCTCAGACGATGGTCGTGCTCGGCACCGAGTACGAGTCCAAGGAACTCCCGCTCTAG